From a single Brassica rapa cultivar Chiifu-401-42 chromosome A01, CAAS_Brap_v3.01, whole genome shotgun sequence genomic region:
- the LOC103849488 gene encoding uncharacterized protein LOC103849488 — protein MRIKPTSFLNPYFGHGRSLPRRPYDICETPLAQRKRVVRPKEELQIGNSDELSNLPESESETETRDEKISEATASTPPPPLSRSSVHDQSIRMADFGFGKEESH, from the exons ATGAGAAT taaacCTACCTCTTTCCTCAATCCTTATTTTGGTCATGGCCGTAGTCTCCCACGTCGTCCATACGACATCTGTGAAACTCCTTTGGCGCAACGGAAGAGGGTGGTCAG GCCAAAGGAGGAGCTTCAGATTGGAAATTCTGATGAGCTAAGCAACTTACCTGAATCTGAATCTGAAACAGAAACTCGG GATGAGAAGATCTCTGAGGCTACTGCCTCCACGCCTCCACCACCTCTGTCAAGGTCAAG CGTGCACGACCAATCCATCCGCATGGCTGATTTTGGCTTTGGAAAAGAAGAATCACATTAA